The DNA window CATCGAGGGCGCGCACGCCGTAGGCAtcggcagcgggcgcgactCGCGCAGTCGCGGGTGCGGGCCCGGAGGCCcgaaggggggcggggccgacgtgtgcagcggcgctgccaggagcggcgaagaggatgAGGACGTCAGCGACGACGGATCGCCagtcgagagagacagccccGAGGCGCTCAAcgggcctgcaggcgtcaTGGCCGGGGGGCCCGCGGGGCCCACCCCTGGCGCGTACAGGGGCTCCACGGGCGCGGAAAAcccgcgccctccctccAGGAAGCCCTTCTCCGGGCCGTGGGATTCACGGGGGAACGGGGCAGGGGACGGTCCCCGCGGGTAGACCCCGGGACCctgggggggggcagggcgccgctgcagcacacaagcaggagagccgcagagagacaggccgGTTTGCCAAACTGGCCTTCAGCATGACGAGACTGACCAAAGACTCTAAAAAGCCTAAAGCATATGGAAGGGGTCGCCGGGGGCCACGGTAACGGAGACGGCTCCAGAGAACAGAGACACGACAGTGAGCAAGAATGCTTGCACCCAGGCCACACAGAACAACTTAAGACAGCCTCGCCCCGCACACACAgcaggcagcgccgacgcATGGAGTGAGACGTGGATTCGTGCGCAGTCGGTCTGGCAGTCTACCACTACGAAGAGCGCGAAGCCAAAAAAAAACATACCTTCAGCacgcccgcgagcgagggAGGGTCACTTGCGCCTGCTGATGGAGGCATTTTGTCCCACCCTGACGCGTCTCTGTTTCCTTCCCTTGGAAAACCAGGAGACAGTTCACGCTTGTGACCTTCGCCGCCGGGCCCCGACAAGGGGACacctgtctcttctgtctctgggGGCAGCGAGCCGGGGCCGTGGCCACTGGGCGCCGACCCCCCCGAGGAccgaagcagcgagagaatCGAGATACTCGTGTTcttgtctctgctgcgttccttctgcatctcctcgccttcccttCCCCCTCGAAGGCcccgggcgcggaggcggcgtgcggcgccgggTCTACAGGCCCCGCAGGCGGTACGGAGCCCGCGCCAGGCTCGGGGCAtccggccgcaggcgcgatGCCCAGAAGAGACATAATGCTCTGAATGCAGCACAGAGCCCCAGGCAAGCACTGATTCAAACAACCTGtcggccttctctctccctccgaGGGGAGGACCCccgcctcgagctccgccttccgcggcggccccgCCCCTGTCCCTCTCGCCGCAGGATAGATTGACGCGCCACGCGCACACAAACGCACATATCTGAAACGAGCCTCTATCCACCGGGGCAGAGCTTCTCAACACAATGCACAAGAGCGACAGGCACCGCCACCCACGGGCGACAAGAGAGGTCTGATTCGCTGCGCACGGCTGGTGGCGTGTCCTATGGGCTGCGTCGTGCCCCTGAGCAGTCTCGAGGGCCGTGAGCGACTTGAAGAGCgacgcctctgtctctcctcctgtctcctctctctcgcgctcacCTGCCCCGCGGCGTTCCTCTGCGGCACCGAGTGGAGGGCGACAGGCCCCATCTTCTGCGCGCCGACTTGAGGCCgcacgagcgagaggaggtgGATGCCGGCGCTGTTGGAGCCCGtgggagggggcggcggcgcggcgagcggcgggcccgcagaggagacagacgaggcgaCGGTCGCGCGGGAGGACacggacgcggcggcagggtcGTCGCCGTGTCTGGGGAGGCCCCCAGGCGCAGCCAGCAGGTCCTCGCCCGCAGGtgcccgccccgcccccgaCGCGCAGGAGTCGATGATGTCCTGCAGCACGCGCTGaaccgcgaggcgctgatTGTCGTCGTACACCCAGATGGCGTGGATGCGCTGTTCGCCCTAAAAGTCACACACGAGACGCCCACGCCGCGTGCCGTCGGTCGCCACTCGGCGGGAAatcgcggcgcgacgcctcgcctcgcctcaactgcgccgccgcaggcagcccaCCCCTGCCTGTGGAACATCCTCATCGCGCGAGAAAACgagaggcgctcggcgcagacgcggaaggcgccacAGCACAAGGCAGAGACTTCAGCAAAGAGACAGCTCGAGGTGCAAGAGGGAGGCGTCGAACGAGAGACAGGAGCCCAatcgagagggagagagagtcCGCAGGgaacgcgaagagagagaagaaagaaagggacgcgcggcgacgtaACTCTGCAAGCCACATGAGCGCGCCCGGGCCACACGGttcagcgccggcgacccaGAACGTCCTCACATCCCCTTCGAAAAATCCAGATCCTACGTCTTCTCTGCGAggcctcccccctccccgcttcctccccctcccccccccgccctgcgcgggcctctgcgccgcgggctgGGGTGGCGTCGTGCCTGCGTACCGTTACGGGGCAGGTGACTCTGTAGAAGATGTGGTTTTTCTCGCCCTCCATCTCGAAGGATTCATCGAGGTCCTCGAGGAGCACGCCGGTGTCGCGCTGGTTGAGGACAAAGAGCCGCCAGCGACTCTCCCGTTTGGcctccgtctgcggccgcgcgtcgaCTTCGCGCTCAACAACATGCAGACCTCCCTGCATGTGCGCGCGATCCCATTTCCGCGTGGAGCGGCAGAGCGCGTAGACGCTCACGAACGAGGCCTGACAAATGATCTTCCTGATTTTCGCGTCGTGCCTCTGCAGACACCGCAGCGAAATctcgtctcgcgcccgcgccaccGACGAGGGGACTGGCGGGGGTGTGTCCCCCGACGCCGACATGTGGCCGCGAACCAtgctgaaaaaaagaaaaaacccgaaaagaaaagaaaaatcGCTTGGAGAATCCGCGGAACCCACACCGAACGCACAGCGAGGAAACGTGTAGGACACAGAGAaaggaaggcagagagaccagaacgaagaagacgagagacaaagaaggtgaagacgagaagcgagggaaggggcgacgcgtcgcgcggcgaaaAGCAAAAGAGAACAGGAAGCTGCGGAGATCAAGAGCTAAAAAAAAAAGATGCCCAAACAAAGACAGTAATGCACGGCGTtggaggagagagcgacgttCAGCCAGAGAAAGGCGTGCAGGGAGCTGATGTTCGACGTGTGTAGGCTGAGCTGGCGGTGCCGACTGGACCGCGACGCTGGGCAAgccaagaagaaaaaagacagGCTCTGAAGCTGTTGACTCAGAGACTCCGACCCAACACGAAGGACAGAAAGAAGCGTTGGATTTACTTCTTCTGCAGTGCAAAAGGCGGAAGATTCCAGTGCACAGCTCCTCAGGCGAGAACCACGCCTCTGGGACCAGAGAAACTagctggaggaggcgatgcGAAACTGCAGAATCTGAGCAGActgcgacgcggacgcgagaaAGTTGTCGAGCTTCTTCCTCTACTCGAGCGGCGAAAAcgaagacggagagagaaagaaggacaaaaacgagaaaaagagggaAAATACGGGATTGGCAACGACGTAGAGTAGACAGAGTGAGACAGAGAGAGTGAACGAGACAATGCGTTGACCTGAGGACTAAAGAAGGGcaagacgacgacggagacagcagaaggAAACAGGAAACCCGCGTGTGGTAGACGACAGAGAAACACACGAGAGAATGAACGAAACTTTGTTTCGTCGTGCCCGCTCGAGACATGTAAGGCAACAGATTCTGGCGGCCCGCGCGTAGCCTCGTCTTCGAGCTAGGCAGCAGGGGCGTGTTGGGAAACGCGGAAATGAAAAGGTCCGCGGCTCGAAGACAGGAAAAAGTCGCAAGTTAAAGACGTTCAGGACCTCGAAATTCGAGTCTCGCAAATGGAGGAGGAGTGAGCAACTCAACAGCAGATCGACAGTGAGAGCGCTCACGCCCTGTgacgcctccctctccgcgcttCGAAAGGCCCGCCTTTTCGCGTCTTTTCGGCTCTTTCCACCTCGAAGGGGCTCAAAAAACCCAGAAAGTCCCGAAAATCCGTTCTCTGTAGATGGCGCCAAGCCATGAGGCCgtctctcgctggcgtcgaCGCACAACTGGCGCTTTCTCGCAGGCTGGAAGACCTTGCCCGCTTCTTCGGGGGCATGCAATTGCTAAAAACTAGAAGGGGGAGACTCTGAGGCAAAGCAGCGAGAAAAGACACGCAGTTGAGAGCCAGAAAGGGAATGAACTCTGGGCTGAGTCGTTTTTTTGAGATTTCTCCTCTGCATCGAATACTAGTTTTGCATCTCATTCTCCGTTTTGTCGTCCTCACAGTCCTCTCAtgcctctcttcgcctttcgTCTTGTCTCCCGCCTCTGCACACGAAAACCGAAGAAATCCGTTCGCTCTGTTCTGCTGGGTTGTTCATCGCGTCGCTACCCTGCGAAGGAAGTGAAGATTTCAGTCGTTCACAACGCTCTATGTCTAGAactccacacacacacacttAGCCTCGCAGTCCGTACCCGCAtgtcttttttctcgtctGTCGGTTGAAGCAGCTTCGCCCGGCCGTTGCCCCTCCGGGGTCTGTTCTGggctcctgtctctctcttttgctGCGTTCTGCGCtcgtttttttgtttttccccgtcttcgcgcgtctcctccggtttgtcttttcttctctccagtctcgcgcctctctcgcctccgcgcctctctcgcacgTCTAACAAAATGGCAActcccgccctccccccgaACGGTATGACAACTTCTTTCTCTTTGCGCGGACTTCACACAGGTCGTAGCTCTCCTCCATCCATGGTTCCTTGCGTGCAGGCGTATGCGGCGCAGATTCTACCTGTGTTAGGGTTTGAGCGTGGAGGTATTTGTCGTTCGGTTGCAGCCGATGCATCACTCTAAAGATATCTTttgagcagagagaaggcgagggtTCAGAGGAGACGTCACTTCTCCGACACATGTGGGTTTAGGCGTGTGTATGTAGACGTGCAGAGAGAAGTGCATACTTCATTCTGCGCGTCACTCTCGCAAGCCGCGCACCTCTGGAGGCATgcaggaggcagacgcgcggagcaTCGATCTCTCGTTTCTCCGTAGATGCCTGCCTCCTGCTAGGATATATTTTCCTTCAGTCTTCCTCTCTGGTGGCCTTTTCGCGTTTGAGTCTCTCGCGTTTTCCTCTTTATTTCGCACTGGCAACTCGCTGTGGTCTATCAAATACGCTCCTCTTGCGTTCCTTTTTCTCGCATAATCTCGCTCG is part of the Besnoitia besnoiti strain Bb-Ger1 chromosome XII, whole genome shotgun sequence genome and encodes:
- a CDS encoding hypothetical protein (encoded by transcript BESB_023340) — its product is MVRGHMSASGDTPPPVPSSVARARDEISLRCLQRHDAKIRKIICQASFVSVYALCRSTRKWDRAHMQGGLHVVEREVDARPQTEAKRESRWRLFVLNQRDTGVLLEDLDESFEMEGEKNHIFYRVTCPVTGEQRIHAIWVYDDNQRLAVQRVLQDIIDSCASGAGRAPAGEDLLAAPGGLPRHGDDPAAASVSSRATVASSVSSAGPPLAAPPPPPTGSNSAGIHLLSLVRPQVGAQKMGPVALHSVPQRNAAGQICAFVCAWRVNLSCGERDRGGAAAEGGARGGGPPLGGREKADRLFESVLAWGSVLHSEHYVSSGHRACGRMPRAWRGLRTACGACRPGAARRLRARGLRGGREGEEMQKERSRDKNTSISILSLLRSSGGSAPSGHGPGSLPPETEETGVPLSGPGGEGHKRELSPGFPREGNRDASGWDKMPPSAGASDPPSLAGVLKRRPAPPQGPGVYPRGPSPAPFPRESHGPEKGFLEGGRGFSAPVEPLYAPGVGPAGPPAMTPAGPLSASGLSLSTGDPSSLTSSSSSPLLAAPLHTSAPPPFGPPGPHPRLRESRPLPMPTACAPSMGVCGAPEGFQGPEGEEPCLLVSRSMLAEAMESVLHSEAFRDLLWRQLVLLEARERQHPSRDPQG